From the genome of Ziziphus jujuba cultivar Dongzao chromosome 6, ASM3175591v1, one region includes:
- the LOC107430043 gene encoding trihelix transcription factor GTL1 isoform X3, with protein MQEGEAVGGEQGQQLIEEASPISSRPPASASVNLDEFMGLSDGGGGGAGGGGGGGSSGNRWPRQETLALLKIRSDMDASFRDATLKGPLWEDVSRKLAELGYKRSAKKCKEKFENVHKYYKRTKEGRAGRQDGKSYKFFTQLEALHSATTQTANQFVAAVNPMPISSFRVSPSLSTTPSKLPSASTSMPMIPPLDMTKPATHANMTASTAGIFPTGVTSFSSNSSSSSPSSQDDDDNEDDDLEGEPSNISRKRKRESWKESSHRMMEFFENLMKQVMQKQEAMQQKFLEIIEKREEDRMIREEAWKRQEMTRLSREHELMAQERAISASRDAAIISFLQKITGQIIQLPPPVGNNIHHPAPPASAPPPPPPAVPSLTQQQQQQDKQKHKDQSQCTQQQQQQPSAYTDQIAVAVNAEQHATPQLEFTGGSRINTTTTTLEATSSSRWPKAEVVALINLRGGLESRYQEVGPKGPLWEEISSGMQRMGYKRSAKRCKEKWENINKYFKKIKESNKKRPDDSKTCPYFHQLDALHLKKVNIIGSSSAHAGEQRSISAAKQSQDKGDAETSMAAPNQQPELVRESENKTAATTDRVEITSSLGLPSSFFGEGTVVQGASEKKTL; from the exons atgcaggAAGGAGAAGCGGTAGGAGGAGAGCAGGGGCAGCAGCTAATAGAAGAGGCGTCACCAATCAGTAGCAGGCCTCCGGCGTCGGCAAGTGTGAATTTGGATGAGTTTATGGGTCTGTCAGATGGAGGAGGCGGTGGCGctggaggtggaggtggaggtgggaGCAGCGGGAACAGATGGCCTCGTCAAGAAACTTTGGCCCTTCTCAAGATTAGGTCCGACATGGATGCCTCCTTCCGTGATGCCACCCTTAAGGGTCCCCTCTGGGAAGATGTCTCCAG AAAGCTAGCAGAGTTGGGTTACAAACGGAGTGCCAAGAAATGCAAGGAAAAATTTGAAAACGTGCATAAGTACTATAAACGAACCAAAGAAGGCCGAGCTGGTCGTCAAGATGGCAAAAGCTACAAGTTTTTCACTCAGCTGGAGGCTCTCCATAGTGCGACAACCCAAACTGCCAACCAATTCGTTGCTGCTGTCAACCCCATGCCCATTTCATCCTTTAGAGTCTCCCCTTCTCTTTCGACCACCCCCTCCAAACTTCCTTCAGCGTCCACTAGTATGCCCATGATTCCTCCTCTGGATATGACCAAACCAGCCACCCATGCAAATATGACTGCGTCCACAGCAGGCATATTCCCCACCGGTGTTACTAGCTTCTCGTCCAACAGCTCGTCCTCTTCACCGAGTTCCCAGGATGACGATGACAACGAGGATGATGACTTGGAAGGAGAGCCATCCAACATCAGCCGCAAACGTAAAAGGGAGTCTTGGAAAGAGAGCTCTCATAGGATGATGgaattttttgaaaacttaatGAAACAGGTGATGCAGAAACAAGAGGCCATGCAGCAAAAGTTCCTGGAGATAATTgagaagagagaagaggatCGGATGATAAGGGAAGAAGCTTGGAAGCGGCAAGAGATGACTAGGCTGAGCCGCGAGCACGAACTGATGGCTCAAGAGCGTGCCATATCTGCTTCCAGGGATGCTGCCATTATTTCTTTTCTACAAAAAATTACAGGTCAGATTATCCAACTACCTCCACCAGTAGGAAATAATATTCATCATCCTGCACCTCCTGCTTctgcaccaccaccaccaccaccagcaGTACCGTCACTGactcagcagcagcagcagcaagataaacaaaaacataaagatcAATCTCAATGCActcagcaacaacaacaacaaccatcTGCCTATACGGATCAGATAGCTGTGGCTGTTAATGCAGAACAACATGCAACACCACAATTGGAGTTCACCGGTGGATCCAGAATcaatactactactactactttgGAAGCTACCTCCTCCTCGAGATGGCCCAAGGCAGAAGTTGTTGCCCTAATAAACTTAAGGGGTGGACTTGAATCCAGGTATCAAGAGGTAGGGCCCAAGGGCCCTCTTTGGGAAGAAATTTCCTCCGGCATGCAGCGGATGGGCTACAAGAGGAGTGCCAAGAGATGTAAAGAGAAATGGGAGAACATCAACAAGTACTTTAAGAAGATCAAGGAAAGTAACAAGAAACGGCCCGACGATTCAAAAACCTGCCCTTACTTTCATCAACTTGATGCCTTGCACCTGAAAAAGGTGAACATCATTGGTAGTTCAAGTGCCCACGCCGGCGAGCAACGTTCCATTTCAGCTGCTAAACAGTCCCAAGACAAGGGTGATGCGGAAACTAGTATGGCGGCACCAAATCAACAACCAGAGCTAGTTAGAGAATCAGAAAACAAAACCGCAGCAACTACAGATCGTGTGGAGATCACAAGCAGTTTAGGCTTGCCATCGAGCTTTTTCGGGGAGGGAACGGTAGTCCAAGGGGCTTCTGAGAAG AAGACATTGTGA
- the LOC107430043 gene encoding trihelix transcription factor GTL1 isoform X1, which produces MQEGEAVGGEQGQQLIEEASPISSRPPASASVNLDEFMGLSDGGGGGAGGGGGGGSSGNRWPRQETLALLKIRSDMDASFRDATLKGPLWEDVSRKLAELGYKRSAKKCKEKFENVHKYYKRTKEGRAGRQDGKSYKFFTQLEALHSATTQTANQFVAAVNPMPISSFRVSPSLSTTPSKLPSASTSMPMIPPLDMTKPATHANMTASTAGIFPTGVTSFSSNSSSSSPSSQDDDDNEDDDLEGEPSNISRKRKRESWKESSHRMMEFFENLMKQVMQKQEAMQQKFLEIIEKREEDRMIREEAWKRQEMTRLSREHELMAQERAISASRDAAIISFLQKITGQIIQLPPPVGNNIHHPAPPASAPPPPPPAVPSLTQQQQQQDKQKHKDQSQCTQQQQQQPSAYTDQIAVAVNAEQHATPQLEFTGGSRINTTTTTLEATSSSRWPKAEVVALINLRGGLESRYQEVGPKGPLWEEISSGMQRMGYKRSAKRCKEKWENINKYFKKIKESNKKRPDDSKTCPYFHQLDALHLKKVNIIGSSSAHAGEQRSISAAKQSQDKGDAETSMAAPNQQPELVRESENKTAATTDRVEITSSLGLPSSFFGEGTVVQGASEKPEDIVKELVEQQENHRQQPPVKQQLIVDDYDQIEEPDSEDIEQEDEDEDEDDNEELEDHGKKMAYKIELIQRQKATGTSATGGGNGAPSFLAMVQ; this is translated from the exons atgcaggAAGGAGAAGCGGTAGGAGGAGAGCAGGGGCAGCAGCTAATAGAAGAGGCGTCACCAATCAGTAGCAGGCCTCCGGCGTCGGCAAGTGTGAATTTGGATGAGTTTATGGGTCTGTCAGATGGAGGAGGCGGTGGCGctggaggtggaggtggaggtgggaGCAGCGGGAACAGATGGCCTCGTCAAGAAACTTTGGCCCTTCTCAAGATTAGGTCCGACATGGATGCCTCCTTCCGTGATGCCACCCTTAAGGGTCCCCTCTGGGAAGATGTCTCCAG AAAGCTAGCAGAGTTGGGTTACAAACGGAGTGCCAAGAAATGCAAGGAAAAATTTGAAAACGTGCATAAGTACTATAAACGAACCAAAGAAGGCCGAGCTGGTCGTCAAGATGGCAAAAGCTACAAGTTTTTCACTCAGCTGGAGGCTCTCCATAGTGCGACAACCCAAACTGCCAACCAATTCGTTGCTGCTGTCAACCCCATGCCCATTTCATCCTTTAGAGTCTCCCCTTCTCTTTCGACCACCCCCTCCAAACTTCCTTCAGCGTCCACTAGTATGCCCATGATTCCTCCTCTGGATATGACCAAACCAGCCACCCATGCAAATATGACTGCGTCCACAGCAGGCATATTCCCCACCGGTGTTACTAGCTTCTCGTCCAACAGCTCGTCCTCTTCACCGAGTTCCCAGGATGACGATGACAACGAGGATGATGACTTGGAAGGAGAGCCATCCAACATCAGCCGCAAACGTAAAAGGGAGTCTTGGAAAGAGAGCTCTCATAGGATGATGgaattttttgaaaacttaatGAAACAGGTGATGCAGAAACAAGAGGCCATGCAGCAAAAGTTCCTGGAGATAATTgagaagagagaagaggatCGGATGATAAGGGAAGAAGCTTGGAAGCGGCAAGAGATGACTAGGCTGAGCCGCGAGCACGAACTGATGGCTCAAGAGCGTGCCATATCTGCTTCCAGGGATGCTGCCATTATTTCTTTTCTACAAAAAATTACAGGTCAGATTATCCAACTACCTCCACCAGTAGGAAATAATATTCATCATCCTGCACCTCCTGCTTctgcaccaccaccaccaccaccagcaGTACCGTCACTGactcagcagcagcagcagcaagataaacaaaaacataaagatcAATCTCAATGCActcagcaacaacaacaacaaccatcTGCCTATACGGATCAGATAGCTGTGGCTGTTAATGCAGAACAACATGCAACACCACAATTGGAGTTCACCGGTGGATCCAGAATcaatactactactactactttgGAAGCTACCTCCTCCTCGAGATGGCCCAAGGCAGAAGTTGTTGCCCTAATAAACTTAAGGGGTGGACTTGAATCCAGGTATCAAGAGGTAGGGCCCAAGGGCCCTCTTTGGGAAGAAATTTCCTCCGGCATGCAGCGGATGGGCTACAAGAGGAGTGCCAAGAGATGTAAAGAGAAATGGGAGAACATCAACAAGTACTTTAAGAAGATCAAGGAAAGTAACAAGAAACGGCCCGACGATTCAAAAACCTGCCCTTACTTTCATCAACTTGATGCCTTGCACCTGAAAAAGGTGAACATCATTGGTAGTTCAAGTGCCCACGCCGGCGAGCAACGTTCCATTTCAGCTGCTAAACAGTCCCAAGACAAGGGTGATGCGGAAACTAGTATGGCGGCACCAAATCAACAACCAGAGCTAGTTAGAGAATCAGAAAACAAAACCGCAGCAACTACAGATCGTGTGGAGATCACAAGCAGTTTAGGCTTGCCATCGAGCTTTTTCGGGGAGGGAACGGTAGTCCAAGGGGCTTCTGAGAAG CCAGAAGACATTGTGAAGGAGTTGGTGGAACAACAAGAGAATCATCGACAACAACCTCCGGTAAAACAACAATTAATAGTAGATGATTATGATCAGATTGAGGAGCCTGATAGCGAAGATATTGAGCAAGAAGATGAAGACGAGGACGAAGATGACAATGAGGAATTAGAAGATCATGGGAAGAAAATGGCTTATAAGATCGAATTAATCCAGAGACAGAAAGCAACTGGCACATCAGCTACGGGAGGCGGAAATGGGGCACCCTCTTTCTTGGCCATGGTTCAATAA
- the LOC107430043 gene encoding trihelix transcription factor GTL1 isoform X2, protein MQEGEAVGGEQGQQLIEEASPISSRPPASASVNLDEFMGLSDGGGGGAGGGGGGGSSGNRWPRQETLALLKIRSDMDASFRDATLKGPLWEDVSRKLAELGYKRSAKKCKEKFENVHKYYKRTKEGRAGRQDGKSYKFFTQLEALHSATTQTANQFVAAVNPMPISSFRVSPSLSTTPSKLPSASTSMPMIPPLDMTKPATHANMTASTAGIFPTGVTSFSSNSSSSSPSSQDDDDNEDDDLEGEPSNISRKRKRESWKESSHRMMEFFENLMKQVMQKQEAMQQKFLEIIEKREEDRMIREEAWKRQEMTRLSREHELMAQERAISASRDAAIISFLQKITGQIIQLPPPVGNNIHHPAPPASAPPPPPPAVPSLTQQQQQQDKQKHKDQSQCTQQQQQQPSAYTDQIAVAVNAEQHATPQLEFTGGSRINTTTTTLEATSSSRWPKAEVVALINLRGGLESRYQEVGPKGPLWEEISSGMQRMGYKRSAKRCKEKWENINKYFKKIKESNKKRPDDSKTCPYFHQLDALHLKKVNIIGSSSAHAGEQRSISAAKQSQDKGDAETSMAAPNQQPELVRESENKTAATTDRVEITSSLGLPSSFFGEGTVVQGASEKVLIIIFEFEARRHCEGVGGTTRESSTTTSGKTTINSR, encoded by the exons atgcaggAAGGAGAAGCGGTAGGAGGAGAGCAGGGGCAGCAGCTAATAGAAGAGGCGTCACCAATCAGTAGCAGGCCTCCGGCGTCGGCAAGTGTGAATTTGGATGAGTTTATGGGTCTGTCAGATGGAGGAGGCGGTGGCGctggaggtggaggtggaggtgggaGCAGCGGGAACAGATGGCCTCGTCAAGAAACTTTGGCCCTTCTCAAGATTAGGTCCGACATGGATGCCTCCTTCCGTGATGCCACCCTTAAGGGTCCCCTCTGGGAAGATGTCTCCAG AAAGCTAGCAGAGTTGGGTTACAAACGGAGTGCCAAGAAATGCAAGGAAAAATTTGAAAACGTGCATAAGTACTATAAACGAACCAAAGAAGGCCGAGCTGGTCGTCAAGATGGCAAAAGCTACAAGTTTTTCACTCAGCTGGAGGCTCTCCATAGTGCGACAACCCAAACTGCCAACCAATTCGTTGCTGCTGTCAACCCCATGCCCATTTCATCCTTTAGAGTCTCCCCTTCTCTTTCGACCACCCCCTCCAAACTTCCTTCAGCGTCCACTAGTATGCCCATGATTCCTCCTCTGGATATGACCAAACCAGCCACCCATGCAAATATGACTGCGTCCACAGCAGGCATATTCCCCACCGGTGTTACTAGCTTCTCGTCCAACAGCTCGTCCTCTTCACCGAGTTCCCAGGATGACGATGACAACGAGGATGATGACTTGGAAGGAGAGCCATCCAACATCAGCCGCAAACGTAAAAGGGAGTCTTGGAAAGAGAGCTCTCATAGGATGATGgaattttttgaaaacttaatGAAACAGGTGATGCAGAAACAAGAGGCCATGCAGCAAAAGTTCCTGGAGATAATTgagaagagagaagaggatCGGATGATAAGGGAAGAAGCTTGGAAGCGGCAAGAGATGACTAGGCTGAGCCGCGAGCACGAACTGATGGCTCAAGAGCGTGCCATATCTGCTTCCAGGGATGCTGCCATTATTTCTTTTCTACAAAAAATTACAGGTCAGATTATCCAACTACCTCCACCAGTAGGAAATAATATTCATCATCCTGCACCTCCTGCTTctgcaccaccaccaccaccaccagcaGTACCGTCACTGactcagcagcagcagcagcaagataaacaaaaacataaagatcAATCTCAATGCActcagcaacaacaacaacaaccatcTGCCTATACGGATCAGATAGCTGTGGCTGTTAATGCAGAACAACATGCAACACCACAATTGGAGTTCACCGGTGGATCCAGAATcaatactactactactactttgGAAGCTACCTCCTCCTCGAGATGGCCCAAGGCAGAAGTTGTTGCCCTAATAAACTTAAGGGGTGGACTTGAATCCAGGTATCAAGAGGTAGGGCCCAAGGGCCCTCTTTGGGAAGAAATTTCCTCCGGCATGCAGCGGATGGGCTACAAGAGGAGTGCCAAGAGATGTAAAGAGAAATGGGAGAACATCAACAAGTACTTTAAGAAGATCAAGGAAAGTAACAAGAAACGGCCCGACGATTCAAAAACCTGCCCTTACTTTCATCAACTTGATGCCTTGCACCTGAAAAAGGTGAACATCATTGGTAGTTCAAGTGCCCACGCCGGCGAGCAACGTTCCATTTCAGCTGCTAAACAGTCCCAAGACAAGGGTGATGCGGAAACTAGTATGGCGGCACCAAATCAACAACCAGAGCTAGTTAGAGAATCAGAAAACAAAACCGCAGCAACTACAGATCGTGTGGAGATCACAAGCAGTTTAGGCTTGCCATCGAGCTTTTTCGGGGAGGGAACGGTAGTCCAAGGGGCTTCTGAGAAG gtGCTGATTATAATTTTCGAATTTGAAGCCAGAAGACATTGTGAAGGAGTTGGTGGAACAACAAGAGAATCATCGACAACAACCTCCGGTAAAACAACAATTAATAGTAGATGA